In Setaria italica strain Yugu1 chromosome I, Setaria_italica_v2.0, whole genome shotgun sequence, the genomic window ACTGCCCAGGCCGCCCAGCTccgacagcgccgccgccgccggagctgccgccCCATGACCTCTCCCTCACTAACCCGAGCGAATCAATGCCCCCACCAGCGGCTTCACCCAACCGCCATCCCCATCACCACGGCAGGCGGCACCCCCGCCACCTCACCGTCccgcccgccacccgcctccaccgccatgcCGGTGGCTCCCCGACGCCCCTCTACAGTCGGGAAGTTACAAGAACCTCCAAACCCTGCCATAGAGTGTCAGGGCTCGACAGAGCGTGATTAAAGAAATGAAAGCGTGGATCATGAATCATCGCCgatctgataaaaaaaatattcttcaCGAAGCACGCGATATTATGATAGAAGACGACTTCGATGCTTATCTAAGTATAAGCTTCAACCATTAAATTTAAATCGAACAGGTCTGCTTTTCCTTTTATCCCTACCCATCATAAGGCGGCTTATATTTTTCCTTGAACACATTCTAATTTCTTTTGTGATATGGTACTGGCACTCAATAATCAGTCATAATATGGAATCGCTTCCTCTTTATTCCTTTTTAATACTGGAACAATTCTGCATTGTTCTGATCAAACATCTTCCTAACACATGGATAATTTTCCACAACCTTAAAGAACACCTTTGACACTTTGATTTGACACGTCCTGCTACAAACAGAACAAACGTGTTGTTGATGCGTAAGGAAATATGGAGTGCTATCGCCATGCTGAAAGCAATGCAAAATGCATACAACAGAGCATCAATTTCTCAGGTAAAATATTTCCTGAGGAATgtcaataacaaaaaaaaaacatgcaataTGATATGACCTCTGTAGGTGTTACGTTGAtatcaaaatttggaaatctTTCAGGATTTTCTTTTAGAAGTTTGCAACACAAGatccataaaaaaaatactcaaaCACAACCAACATACAGACCTTGTAGTTCTTACAAGGAACAGGAGCAACAATTGTTACACATTTTCACACCAAGGATATGATGCATCACACCTCACATGCCAAGTCGATTCCTTTCAAACATATTGATCATAAGTCTCTTGACCACATCAGCTGTTGAGATGTCTACAGACAGATTCAGAAAATGTGCTATTCTATCActcttaacttagaaagttacCTTTCGAAGAAAGGAGACGCAAAGCCTTATTGGCATTCTTCAAAACTGCATTCGATCTTGGCACCTGGTTCTTCCTTTGCTCCAAGAAATCAAGGGCATTCTTCACGTGTTGAGTTGACCGGACATCCTTCAACAAAATAGTTTCAGGCCTGAAAACATTAACGAACACAGGCATAAGTGTCATTTCAGAAAGTTCATATTAGATGCTGAAACATTAAACATACCCAGAAGTTTctgttctcttcttctttttctgaaCCTTCTGCTTTACATTTTCTTCCTCAGAGTCAGATGAGAAGGTTTGCCTGGGGGAAAATGAAGCCAAAGTAACCAATGAAGTTCTGTCATAAAAAAATTGAATAGCTGATAGTGCAAGATAAGTGCACATACTTCTCACGAGCTGCTAGCATTTCAATTACACTACTGGGGAGCATGCCAGGCATAGTATGTGTCTCCTCATTCTCCTCACGCTGGTTGGTACCTTGATCTTCTATTTCCTCTGGCGCGGGGTTATCTGGTTTAGAGGATGTTCTCCGTTGGGCCCAACGTTTTCTCCGCTCCTTTCCCTCCCGTGTTACTCTGCAAGGACAGCACATGACATCATTATCTCAGAGATACTAAAATCTGAAGAAAAACTTATAGGACCCTGACGATCTTGAGACAAACAAGATTCAGACAGCTAATTCCTATTGATATATCAAGGAAAAAGGTAAGAAAGAAAAAGCCTGACCACAATTCCATAAAGATTATATATCATTTGATGACCGCAGAACACACCATGGGTTATACACAGAATTATATAAGCATCTAAAACAAAGATATTGAGCAAATGAAAGCTTTAAATGTAAGCATAAACATTACAAACGTATCTGTACTAAGAAACCAATTTCTCCAGATTAATCGAGCATTTTGAAGCCATTTGGTTATGGTCCTAACAGAATTTATGAGGTGCTTGCATGATTGCATCTAGTGAAGCTAAGGAGAACACATAAGTGTAGTTCAAGACAGGGCATAAGGTACTATCTAgcatagtactccctccgtttgaaatataggtcgttttggcttttatagatacatagcatttgatatgtatagacatgatCTATACCTAGATGCACAGcaaaaaactatgtatctagaaaagccaaaacgacctacaatttggtcTGAAGGGAGTAGCTCACTAACACGAGCAGAAAGTCTCCACTTTGCAAGTAATGAATAGAAACTACTCGTCCACTCATGTAAAAACTACAGAAACAAAAATAGATTGAAGTAGCACATTAGGGAGCAGAGTGTCAATCCAGCCAGTCGTAGCATATTACAGAAACACACCTGATGGCACTGTCCTTCTCAACTTTACTGATCTTTTCGTGCTTCTCAACACCCTAAAGACAATAAAAAGGATATCACTTAGTACTTTCTGCATATTCCAATATGAAGCTTGAAGCGTGAGCAGCAAAACAAAATGAATAGCAAGGTTAAACTAATCCAACAAAATTAAGTCCTCGACTAACCAAATCGACGGCACATAGCAGTAAAATCCTCTTACGAGCTTATCTACGCGTCTATCTAGCATCTGCTTGAGCGGGATACACGACCGAAGCGTGCGGAATCGTGATCTGCTCTCGCGTGGGGGTGGGGTCCTCGAGCGGGGAGGACTAGATTTACCTGGACGGCGGTGAGTTCCTCCGGGGCGCTGTCGGAATCGCTTCCGCTGTCCATCTGACCCAGCTGCTCTCTGTATTCCCCCTTTTCCTTCGCTAGAGGAGAGCGCCGGGAGCTTCCGCTGGTgaaacccgccgccgccgccgcccagagGGTTTTAGCGTTTGGGGTGTGGAGACGAGATGATGCCCCAGGTCAGCCCTTCAGCTAACCGGGCATGTGCTGTGGGCTAGGCTTTGCTACTTTTCtcggctctctctctcttctctagcTAGGGCCGGGTTCCAAAAATTTGTGAATCGGGCCTGTTGGGCCTAGTGTAGATGCGGCTCGACTAGTAAAAGCCTGCTTTGGCCTTTTTGGCTAATGTGAAGAacaacaacctataatttgttTTCTTaggggcctgtttggcagagctccacgcagcttCGAATCTAAAAAATAACTCCGCTCCTAATTTTTCCAGCCAAACGGTTTTAGCTCTAGCAACTCCACCGCAGATCTGCTTCACAAAAACGGTGGATCTACCCCaaatccatggatttggtggagctcctcagggcaagtacattgctgcACGTCAGCAGtttcataggtcgtctcatgcagtgccacgtaggatttttgatgatgcggaggagagagagcgaggagagagaaagaggtcgttgcttcgcgaaacaaccacctcatgagctaaattgtaggactacgagataactt contains:
- the LOC101774897 gene encoding uncharacterized protein LOC101774897; this translates as MDSGSDSDSAPEELTAVQGVEKHEKISKVEKDSAIRVTREGKERRKRWAQRRTSSKPDNPAPEEIEDQGTNQREENEETHTMPGMLPSSVIEMLAAREKQTFSSDSEEENVKQKVQKKKKRTETSGPETILLKDVRSTQHVKNALDFLEQRKNQVPRSNAVLKNANKALRLLSSKGNFLS